A part of Micromonospora chersina genomic DNA contains:
- the manA gene encoding mannose-6-phosphate isomerase, class I yields the protein MELLQGRIRDYAWGSRTAIAELQGRPVPSAGPEAELWLGAHPGAPATVDRDGNPVSLTELLVGEPEHWLGERLVGRFGTRLPFLLKVLAADAPLSLQAHPDAEQARAGYAADTGRVNYVDPYHKPELLVALSEFEALCGFRDPAESAAAIAAFGVPALEPVVAALRTGPEGLREAVRLLLSWPEAERAGLVADVLAAEAAGPDAGLARALAVDYPADPGVVVALLLHHVRLAPGEAIWMPAGNLHAYLRGTGVEIMAASDNVLRGGLTPKRVDVDELLRVLRFEVLDEPVVRPEQVAPGVVTWLVPVDDFALHRVEVTAGGPAARLDVPGPRVVLCRAGEVTVADGVGTVTLAAGQAAIGTAAGGPLVLGGAGVAFVATSGLR from the coding sequence ATCGCCGAGTTGCAGGGGCGGCCGGTGCCGAGCGCCGGGCCGGAGGCCGAGCTGTGGCTGGGCGCCCACCCGGGCGCGCCGGCCACGGTGGACCGCGACGGCAACCCGGTCAGCCTCACCGAACTGCTGGTCGGGGAGCCGGAGCACTGGCTGGGCGAGCGCCTGGTCGGCCGGTTCGGCACCCGGTTGCCGTTCCTGTTGAAGGTCCTGGCGGCGGACGCCCCGCTGAGCCTCCAGGCCCACCCGGACGCCGAGCAGGCCCGGGCCGGCTATGCCGCCGACACCGGCCGGGTCAACTACGTGGACCCGTACCACAAGCCGGAGCTGCTGGTCGCGCTCTCGGAGTTCGAGGCGCTCTGCGGGTTCCGGGATCCGGCGGAGTCGGCGGCGGCCATCGCGGCATTCGGCGTACCGGCGCTGGAGCCCGTGGTGGCGGCGCTGCGGACCGGGCCGGAAGGGCTGCGGGAGGCCGTACGCCTGCTGTTGAGCTGGCCGGAGGCGGAGCGTGCCGGGCTGGTGGCGGACGTGCTGGCGGCGGAGGCCGCCGGTCCGGACGCCGGGCTGGCCCGGGCGCTGGCGGTCGACTACCCGGCCGACCCGGGTGTGGTGGTGGCGTTGCTGCTGCACCACGTCCGGCTGGCGCCGGGCGAGGCGATCTGGATGCCGGCCGGCAACCTGCACGCCTACCTGCGGGGCACCGGCGTGGAGATCATGGCGGCCAGCGACAACGTGCTGCGCGGCGGGCTCACCCCGAAGCGGGTGGACGTGGACGAGCTGCTGCGGGTGCTGCGTTTCGAGGTGCTCGACGAGCCGGTGGTCCGGCCGGAGCAGGTGGCGCCCGGGGTGGTGACCTGGCTGGTGCCCGTGGACGACTTCGCGCTGCACCGGGTCGAGGTGACCGCCGGCGGCCCGGCGGCACGGTTGGACGTCCCTGGCCCGCGGGTGGTGCTGTGCCGCGCCGGTGAGGTCACCGTTGCCGACGGGGTGGGGACCGTCACCCTGGCTGCCGGCCAGGCGGCGATCGGCACCGCGGCCGGCGGGCCGCTCGTGCTCGGTGGGGCCGGCGTGGCGTTCGTCGCCACCTCCGGACTGCGCTGA